The Chryseobacterium nakagawai genome has a segment encoding these proteins:
- a CDS encoding FMN-binding glutamate synthase family protein: MRDKFLSWGIVLVVATWIVALLIKAHYWIPTLLSAIYALGVYNAYQSKHAILRNFPVLGYLRYFFESISPEMQQYFIERETDGKPFPRNQRSAVYRRAKNLSDTVAFGTQLEVNHRKYEGIKHSIYAKSPSEELPRVWVGGEQCTQPYHASLFNISAMSFGALSDRAQISLNRGAKKGNFFHNTGEGGVSPHHLEGGDLCWQIGTGYFGCRDEEGKFNPELFKKYATLPNVKMIEIKLSQGAKPGHGGVLPGVKNTPEIAAIRHVKPGMTIISPPSHTAFSNAAGLLNFVKELRELSGGKPVGFKLCIGDTKEFEDICVQMNVLKIYPDFITIDGAEGGTGAAPPEFSDGVGMPLEPALIFVNRTLNNYNLRNKLRVIASGKVLTSLDILRAVAMGADMCNNARGFMFSLGCIQALRCNSNNCPTGVATQDKMLIKGLDVTDKAERVYHFHKNTLHTCNELIAAAGRSSYEEVDATMFMRGDEFDHLADLYFPDILGNVKQKARS; this comes from the coding sequence ATGAGAGATAAGTTTTTATCTTGGGGAATTGTATTAGTAGTTGCTACCTGGATTGTAGCGCTGCTGATAAAAGCACATTACTGGATACCGACACTGTTATCCGCTATTTATGCATTGGGAGTTTACAACGCTTACCAATCGAAACATGCTATTTTGAGGAACTTTCCGGTACTGGGATACTTGAGGTACTTTTTCGAAAGTATTTCACCCGAAATGCAGCAGTATTTCATTGAAAGGGAGACAGACGGGAAACCATTCCCAAGAAACCAGCGTTCTGCTGTATACAGACGTGCAAAAAATCTTAGTGATACTGTAGCTTTCGGAACGCAGTTAGAAGTAAATCATAGAAAATATGAAGGAATTAAGCATTCTATTTATGCAAAATCTCCATCAGAAGAGCTTCCTAGAGTTTGGGTAGGCGGAGAGCAGTGTACACAGCCTTATCATGCTTCTTTATTTAATATCTCAGCAATGAGTTTTGGGGCATTAAGTGACAGAGCACAGATCTCATTGAACAGAGGAGCTAAAAAAGGAAATTTCTTTCATAATACAGGAGAAGGAGGGGTTTCTCCTCACCATCTGGAAGGAGGAGATTTATGCTGGCAGATCGGTACAGGATATTTTGGATGTCGGGATGAAGAAGGAAAATTTAATCCGGAATTATTTAAAAAATATGCAACGCTTCCTAATGTGAAAATGATTGAGATCAAATTATCACAAGGAGCAAAACCAGGACACGGAGGAGTACTTCCAGGGGTAAAAAATACTCCGGAAATTGCAGCTATTCGTCACGTAAAACCAGGAATGACTATTATTTCTCCACCATCACATACTGCATTTTCAAATGCTGCCGGATTGTTGAATTTTGTAAAGGAATTAAGAGAACTTTCTGGTGGGAAGCCAGTTGGGTTTAAACTTTGTATTGGAGATACTAAAGAATTTGAAGATATCTGTGTACAAATGAATGTCCTGAAGATTTATCCTGATTTTATAACGATTGATGGGGCAGAAGGAGGAACCGGTGCAGCACCGCCTGAATTCTCAGACGGAGTGGGAATGCCTTTGGAGCCGGCTTTGATCTTTGTGAATAGAACTCTTAATAATTATAATCTGAGAAATAAGCTGAGAGTAATTGCCAGTGGTAAAGTACTTACAAGTTTAGATATCTTAAGAGCAGTAGCGATGGGAGCTGATATGTGTAATAATGCAAGAGGATTTATGTTCTCGCTGGGATGTATCCAAGCCTTAAGGTGTAATTCCAACAACTGTCCGACAGGAGTGGCTACACAAGATAAAATGCTTATTAAAGGGCTTGATGTTACAGATAAGGCAGAAAGAGTATATCATTTCCATAAAAATACCCTTCATACTTGCAATGAGCTAATTGCAGCAGCAGGAAGAAGTTCTTATGAAGAAGTAGACGCTACGATGTTTATGAGAGGAGATGAATTTGACCACCTTGCAGACCTTTATTTCCCTGATATTTTAGGAAATGTAAAGCAAAAGGCCAGATCTTAA
- a CDS encoding RNA-binding S4 domain-containing protein: MRIDKFLWSIRFYKTRSIAAEEIKKNRVSMGTSAVKSSKEVKEGDVIKIRKNQIDYKIKVLQIPKSRIGAKLVPLHIQDVTDKEQYELLKLRKMSQDYYRNKGEGRPTKKDRREMDDYVGNDIDTDFTDWDDFFGETDNETREED; encoded by the coding sequence ATGAGAATAGATAAATTTTTGTGGAGCATTCGTTTTTATAAGACGAGAAGTATTGCAGCTGAGGAGATTAAAAAGAATAGAGTTTCTATGGGAACATCTGCCGTAAAGTCATCTAAGGAGGTAAAAGAAGGAGATGTCATCAAGATTCGTAAGAACCAGATTGACTATAAAATAAAAGTACTTCAGATTCCTAAAAGCAGAATCGGAGCTAAATTAGTTCCTTTACATATACAGGATGTTACTGATAAAGAACAATACGAATTGCTGAAACTGCGTAAAATGTCCCAGGATTATTACAGAAACAAGGGAGAGGGGAGGCCTACGAAAAAGGACAGAAGGGAGATGGATGATTATGTAGGAAATGATATTGATACAGATTTTACCGATTGGGATGATTTCTTTGGGGAAACAGATAATGAAACCAGAGAAGAAGATTAA
- a CDS encoding shikimate kinase has protein sequence MIISLIGYMGSGKSHISKILSDKIDFKLIDLDKEISRRNKLTIPEIFEKKGEIYFRKLEREALEEILASEENVVLSLGGGTPVYYNNMEIINHNSRSVFLRTSVGTLVERLSKQKEKRPLIANIVDEDLPEFIAKHLFERNQFYSKAQFTIGTDGREPEDIVNEIIEKLYH, from the coding sequence ATGATAATTTCACTAATTGGATACATGGGAAGTGGCAAATCCCACATTTCCAAAATATTAAGCGATAAAATAGATTTTAAACTCATTGATCTTGACAAAGAGATCTCCAGGAGAAATAAATTAACCATTCCTGAGATTTTTGAGAAAAAGGGAGAAATTTACTTTAGAAAACTGGAAAGAGAGGCCCTTGAAGAAATATTAGCTTCGGAAGAGAATGTTGTATTAAGCCTTGGGGGTGGCACTCCTGTTTACTATAATAATATGGAAATCATTAATCATAATTCCAGAAGTGTATTTTTAAGAACCTCTGTAGGAACATTGGTTGAGAGACTTTCTAAACAAAAAGAAAAAAGGCCCCTAATTGCCAATATTGTTGATGAAGACCTTCCCGAATTTATTGCCAAGCATTTATTTGAAAGGAATCAATTTTACAGTAAAGCTCAGTTTACGATAGGCACTGATGGTAGGGAACCTGAAGATATTGTCAACGAAATAATAGAAAAGCTCTATCACTAG
- the panC gene encoding pantoate--beta-alanine ligase translates to MEVIKNRKTLQDFIERQKEMGKRIGFAPTMGALHKGHLSLYEEAKKENDLVISSIFVNPTQFNNPEDLEKYPRDINRDLLILEKSGLVDAVYIPEVTDIYPEKAESQHYDFDGLENEMEGKSRPGHFDGVGTVVEKLFRQVQPDNAYFGEKDFQQLAIIRKMVDKKHLPVKIQGVSIYRADNGLALSSRNQRLQEDRKEASKIIYETLKKVNDWFRTVSIPEIKERVTDIFDNQKGMQLEYFLIADENTLQETDFFYKDRKFRAFIVVVVDGVRLIDNMHLD, encoded by the coding sequence ATGGAAGTTATAAAAAACAGGAAAACCCTTCAGGATTTCATTGAAAGACAGAAGGAAATGGGAAAAAGAATTGGCTTTGCCCCTACAATGGGAGCTCTGCACAAGGGACATCTTTCCCTGTATGAAGAAGCAAAAAAGGAGAATGACCTTGTTATTTCTTCAATTTTTGTAAATCCGACTCAATTTAATAACCCCGAGGATCTTGAAAAATATCCAAGAGATATTAATAGAGACCTCCTGATTTTAGAAAAATCCGGGCTTGTAGATGCTGTTTACATTCCTGAAGTTACAGATATTTATCCTGAAAAAGCAGAAAGTCAACACTATGATTTTGATGGATTGGAAAATGAAATGGAAGGAAAATCCAGACCTGGACATTTTGACGGTGTAGGGACCGTTGTAGAGAAATTATTCAGACAGGTACAGCCTGATAATGCTTATTTTGGAGAAAAAGATTTCCAGCAGTTAGCCATCATTAGGAAAATGGTAGATAAAAAGCACTTACCCGTTAAAATACAAGGAGTTTCTATTTACAGAGCAGATAACGGACTGGCGTTAAGCTCAAGAAACCAAAGACTTCAAGAAGATCGAAAAGAAGCTTCAAAAATCATTTATGAAACTTTAAAAAAAGTAAATGACTGGTTCAGAACGGTTAGTATTCCTGAAATCAAAGAAAGAGTAACAGATATTTTTGACAATCAAAAAGGAATGCAATTAGAATACTTCCTTATTGCAGATGAAAACACTTTACAGGAAACTGATTTCTTCTATAAAGACAGAAAATTCAGAGCCTTTATTGTGGTCGTTGTAGATGGAGTGAGATTAATTGACAATATGCATTTGGATTAA
- a CDS encoding glycogen/starch synthase produces MPNQKILYITTEMYPYQEDTNMAAVVNKMALKMHNEVNDVRVFMPRFGQISERKFQLHEVIRLSGMNIIINDLDQPLIIKVASLPGERLQVYFIDNEEYFKRKQYYFDDEGTPFDDNDERAIFFARGVIETIKKLNWVPDVIHLNGWMSSFVPIYLKTYYESDTYFKDAKIVLSLYNEKEAELDKKIDEKLKFDNISGLKALDNPTIKSFVIESMNYVDTVVKGDEFLDEDLDKAFNETATQKSEYLDVDSINQLY; encoded by the coding sequence ATGCCGAATCAAAAAATACTGTATATTACTACAGAGATGTATCCATACCAAGAAGATACAAATATGGCCGCTGTGGTAAACAAAATGGCGCTTAAGATGCACAATGAAGTTAATGATGTAAGAGTTTTTATGCCAAGATTTGGACAAATAAGTGAAAGGAAATTCCAACTTCATGAGGTGATTCGTCTTTCAGGGATGAATATTATTATCAATGACCTGGATCAGCCACTTATCATTAAAGTAGCGTCTCTTCCGGGGGAAAGACTTCAGGTTTACTTTATAGACAATGAAGAATATTTCAAAAGAAAACAGTATTATTTCGATGACGAAGGGACCCCTTTCGATGATAATGACGAAAGAGCTATTTTCTTTGCCAGAGGAGTAATTGAAACCATCAAAAAACTCAATTGGGTACCGGATGTTATTCATTTGAATGGATGGATGTCTTCATTTGTTCCAATTTATCTTAAAACTTACTACGAATCAGATACTTATTTCAAGGATGCAAAGATTGTTCTTTCCTTATACAATGAGAAAGAAGCTGAACTTGATAAAAAGATCGATGAAAAGCTGAAGTTTGATAATATTTCAGGATTAAAAGCGTTAGATAATCCAACGATCAAAAGTTTCGTTATCGAAAGTATGAACTATGTAGATACTGTTGTAAAAGGAGATGAATTCCTGGATGAAGACCTTGATAAGGCTTTCAATGAAACAGCGACTCAAAAGTCGGAGTATCTTGATGTAGATTCTATAAATCAACTTTATTAA